From the Methanobrevibacter sp. genome, the window AATGCTTTTGGTTTTCCTCCACCTGCTTCAAAAGCTGAATTGTTTAATTTTTTACCGGTTTTGAGACTGGTCAAGTTACATGATGAAATCCAAAGCCAAGGTGATGTAAAGTCTCCACCCCAGTTTTTATCAGCATATCCGTATGATTTTTCAGGAATTACTTCATATTCCCTACCGTCGAGCCAGATGGTTCCACTGTATTGAGTTTTGATTCCTTCAGCATGCCAGAACATTTCGAATGAATTTAATTTTCTAAATAGGCTGTTAGCACCATAACCAACGTTAAAAGCAATTTGTTTATCAATATCTAAATCCCACATCATTTCTCCAGCATCACTCATGAATTCTGGGTGTTCCTGAGCTTCTTCTTCACTGACTTTTACTTGTCCATTCATATGAGTTTCTGTAAGACTGCAATCTCCTACTCTTATGTTTAATTCATCGTCAGGACAATCGAAGTATTTCATTGAGTAAAAATTATGGATTTGTTTTTTGTTTTTACCCCATGTACCTGCTTTGATCATACAGTATGATGGTTTTTTACCTGCTTTTTGATTTTCAGGCAATTGTCCGAGAGTAGGTTCTTCTTCAGCTAAAGCTGGATTACATACAAAGTATTCTATAAAGAAAGGTTTTTCTTCGCCAGTTTCTTTATCATATGCAGTTAAGGAATGCCACCACCAGTCATAACCTTTTTTGGCAAGTGATCCTTTGAGCATATAATAATCTCTTTTCAAATCACTTTTATTCATTATTAATCCTCCAAGATAATACATTGTTATTTTTGTTAAAAATCGTTTAAATAATTTATTAAAATATTTCATTGAAAGAGAGTATAAATAAAAGAAAATAAGGAAAAATAGATATTATTTAAAATGAATGTTTTCAATACAAAAATTTAAAACAAAAATAAGCATAAGTGCTGTAAACAAAGTTAATAAAAAAAGTGGTGTTTAAAATACTTCTTTAAAAGATAATTTTACAAAAACCTCAAGAGGTTAGGATATGATAAATATTATTGACAAGGATAATATTCTACTTGAATTGAGGGAATTAACGAAAAATAAGGAAAATTGGGAAACAAAGATTGATGATGTTGCAGTTAAATTGAATGAAAATTATTCTGATGCTGTAAAAGCAAAAAGGTTATGAGTTATTTAAGAAATTGGATTAAAATATCCTATAAAAATAGAAAACATATTTAGTTACTGGAATCAGATAATCAAAAAATTAAAAAAATAATTAACTTGATCATGATTACTTGATTAAAAACATTTTTTGAGTTTTGAATCGTTGCAAATTGAAGATTATGGCATGAAAAAAAATAAGTGAAGCATTTGAAAATGCTTCCATGTTTAAACAAGTTTATTGTATATTTCTTTACCCAAAGCTGCAGCCAAAGCCAAACCTATTATACCAACTGGCCTAAGTAAACCAATGAAATTATCCAAAGCATCTCCAAAAATCAATATTAATATCGTTGACATTACAATAAGCAACAGAAAGACAATAATTATACTTAAAACACCACCTAAAACTTTTCGAATTATAGATGAAGATTTATTGTTAAATTGACATTCCGAAATATTAATAGGTTTAAATTCACTTCCAGTATCAGTAATCATATCACTAGCTGAATTAAAATCTTTAATATAGGGACGTAAATCCATTAAAAATAAATTCAATGTTAATAACCAAGATTTAACCACATCATCAGGCATTACTTCTAAACGATTATCATTAAATACATTACAACATGCAAAATACTCTGCACATTCACCAAATGAAGAAGTAACTCCTGAATCAGTATTTAATTCTAAAGTGAGTGTACCCATCAAATCTCTGTATATAATATTTTTTAACTTATTTGCAGAAGAATTCCACCTTATTTTTTTCATTTGATTAAATAGTTCATTATTATATTTAAAATTTTGATTGAAATTAGATGAAATATCCTGATTCAAAGTCAATTTATGAATTAAATTACAGTAATAAATTTTTTTCTCTCATTATATGATAAATCTCTTTTAAGTTCACTAACACAACTATAAACAATTATATCATAAACAGATGCAAAATGAAGTTTGCTCAATTGAGATTTACTAAAAATTCCAAAAATTTTAAAACAATCTGATACATATTTAAAAATTGGAATATCATCTTTTAATTCATCAAGTTCAATAATACAGGTATAATCAACATTATCTGAAATAAATATGAATTTTTCATTATTTCTTAAAATCATATAATAATTTACGGAGTTCATATGCTCCATTAACATCTAAAAAAGGATTAAGGGCATTATATGCTTTAATCCATTCTTTTTCAATGAATTCTTTTGAAACCATTGTACACCTACCATAATCTAAATTTTTTCACATAAGATTTTAAATATTTAAATGAATTTTTAACATAATTATATGTACTCTTTTTATAATGATTATAAGTTGAATAAACTTTCTTTTTTGCATAATTATAAGTTGAATGCACTTTTTTCTTAATATAATGACCCGTAGAATAAAATTTCTTTTTGGAATACTTATAAATTGAATAACATTTTTTCATACCAAAATTAACGGCAGAGTAAACTTTTTTCTTCACATATGAATAACTAGAAACTAACTTATGTTTTACTTTAGAAATAGATTTAACAATATTCTTTGAAGAACTCTCAATTAATTTAGTTGTAGCATTATAAGATGAATAAATATTTTTAGAAATTGAACCACCAATAGATTTTGTTTTATCATGTTAAACCAGAATATTGATTCAAATAGACTATTAGAGGTTAAACATTATATTTTTGTGATTTCAGTAATAGGTTTGTTCTTTCAAATCCCCATCCTGTGAAGTTTAAAATAAATGTTTTCAACACAATACCAAAACAAAATTTTATGATTTTTAATTTAATATTCATGAGCCATCCCAAAAAAGAAAAAGAAGGAAAATTAAACTTAATTATTTAGTTCCATATACCCTATCTCCAGCATCTCCAAGACCCGGAAGGATATATGCATTTTCGTTTAATTCCCTGTCAACAGTTGCACAAAATATTTTAACATCAGGATGATTATTTTCGATTGTTTCAATACCTTGTGGAGCCGCTACAAGACATAACAACTTAATTTTGGTTACACCATCTCGTTTAAGCCTGGAAATTGTTGCTGATGCACTTCCACCTGTTGCAAGCATTGGATCAACTACAAGAACCTCCCTATTATCAATTCCTTCAGGCATTTTATAATAATATTCAACAGGCTCAAATGTTTCTTCATCCCTATAAAGACCAATGTGCCCTATTTTTGCGTTAGGAATTACATTCAATACACCGTCAACCATACCCATTCCTGCCCTTAATATTGGAACGATAGCATAGTTATCTTCATTTAATTTTCCAGTTTCCATTTTTTCAAGAGGGGTTTCAATTGTTGTTTTTTCAAGTTTTGCATCCCTCATTGATTCATAAACAAGGATTGTTGAAATTTCAGTTACAAGTTCTCTGAATTCTTTAGTTCCGGTGCCAATATCTCTTAAAATCGCAAGTTTATGAGTTATTAATGGATGGTCTAAAACAAATTCATTCATGTTTTTCCTCCGGAATTGCAAGATTTAAGATTACACCGACAACTGCTGCAAGAGACATACCGGACATTGCAAGGGACAAGTTACCGCATACAACTGATAATGTTGCTCCACCTAAACCTAAAACAAGCATTGTTGCAGCTACAACAACGTTTTTGGTATTGTTGAAGTCAACTTGATTGTGGATTAAGATTTTAAGACCATTTACACAGATAAATCCATATAAAAGAACAGAAATACCACCTAAAACAGGAGCAGGAATTGCAGTTAAGAATGCAGTCAAGTGTCCTGAGAATGCAAATACGATTGCAATTAAAGCTGCAAGAGCAATTACATAAACGGATGCTACACGGGTCATACCTACAACAGAAGTGTTTTCACCATAAGTTGTGTTTGCAGGACCACCTAATAATGCTGCGATGAAAGTTGCAAGACCGTCTCCAAGCAAGGTTCTGTCAAGACCAGGATCTTCAATCAAATCACGGCCAATGATTTCACTTAATACTTTGTGGTCTCCAATGTGCTCTACCATTGTTACAAGAGCAATTGGAACAATTGTGAGTGCTGCTGCGAAGTTCAAATTATAATTCATGAATGGTACATAGAATTTAGGAATTTCAATTACATTTGCAGATAAAGCTTGTGAAAAGTCAACCATACCAAGAGCTGCTGCTACAGCATAACCTACAAGAATACCAATTAAGAATGGAATTACACGTAATATTCCTTTTCCACGAACTGCTAAAATTGCAGTAGTTAAAAATGCAATCAATGCAACAACAAGATTTTGCCATGGAATTACAGCTAAGTCCAAACCGATTTCATTAATAGCTGTTGGAGCAAGAGATAATCCAATAACCATAATCATAGGACCTACAATTACTGGAGGTAACAATTTATTAATCCATGCTTTACCGGAAACTCTGATAATACATGAAACAATTACATATACTAAACCAACAAGCATTAAAGCTGAAAATACACTAGCTTTACCAGCCAATGCATAACCTGCTACCATAGGAGCAATGAATGCAAAGGAGCTTCCCAAGTATACAGGACTTCTTCCACGAGTACAAATAAGGTAAATTAATGTACCTATACCAGATGTAACTAACGCTACCGGAATTGATAAAACATCTGCACCTGCAGTGGTGTTTACAACAATAGGTACTAAAATTGTAGCCCCAAACATTGCACATACATGCTGTACAGCAAGTAAAACCCACCTGAGTGCCGGAGGCTTGTCACGAACCCCAAGCAGCATATTATTATTTTCTTCAACCATATATATCACAAAATTCCTATATTTTATCATAAATTGATTAATTATTTTAAAAATTTTTATTGAATAATTTAAAAATAATAGTTAAAATATCCACACTTTGTAAAATAAAGTGTTAAATATAGCCATAACAATTTCTGACTAATTATATATATCTGAATAAAACAATAAAATATTTTACTATTTCAAAATTGTAGTAAAAAATAGAAAAATAACGATAAAAATTGATTAAAAAATTTACAATTATAGAATTCATATAAAAATAATAAACAAAATTGAAAAAAACTATTTAAAAACTTTACAATTATTAAATATCAATTAAAAAAAAAAATAAAAAAGTGGGAAAATAATTCCCGTTTTAAATTTAAGCTTCTGCAGGTTTTCCTTTTTCTGCCCATTTTACAGTCATTTTTGTAAATGGTTGAGCAATAGCAGTCCAAATCAAACTTAATACCCAGTGGGAAATAATCATTATTAAGATATCAGTAACAGCATATACTCCGATGAATGCAAGACCGATGAAAATAAAGTTATCGACTAATTCACTGAAAGCAAGAATTCCTAAGTTTTTAGTAGAAGAGTATTCTTTACCAGCGTTTACTTTAGCGGTGATCTTTGCGTTTACAAAGTTACCGATCAAGTAACTGATGTATGAAGCTACGAGAATTCTTGGAGTTTGAGTAAATACAAATGCAAGGCTGGAATCTCCTGTGAAATAAGCTGGAGAAGGTAATACCAATATTAAAGTTGTCATGAAAACAAATAAAATATCAGTAGCAAGACCTAAAAGGATAGTTCTTTGCGCTACTTTTTCACCATAAACATCTGCAACTACGTTAGTTAAAATGTATACTAAAGGATAGATTAAAACTCCAGCAGGAGTTTCCATTCCTAAAAATCCAATGTTAATAACTTTAACAGTAATCAAATTTGCAATTGTGAAAGCCATACAGAAAAATGCGGTAATAATTACACGCTTTTCACTAAAGTCAAAATTCAAATTCATACAAAGTAATATTGATTATACAAATATTTAAATTTAACACCGTGAATTTAAGTCACTGTATAAAATTTAAATCAAAAAGTAAACATGAATATCAAAAATATTCAAAATAAGAAGTATTAATGCTTGAAAATAAAAAATAAATGAAAAATATACTTTATTTTAATCAAATAAATAAAATAATAAAAAAATATTTAACCTTGAGATTCGTTAAAAATGAGGTATTTTTCCATTATATTAGAAATTGTAGATTCATCGAATCTTTAAGACAAACCTCAAGGAAATGAGCAATATCACTAGAAAATGTTGGTTGATAAAATCCTCTATCTCGTATAATCCATAAAAGTAATAATATACATTAAATGGAACTTAAATTCCAAATAATGAATATTTCGTCTGTTTTGAGATTAATAAATTATCTTCTTGCTTTTCCAACTCTACGAGCAATTACTATTTCCCCAACAGAGATTAAACCAGCAAAGAATTTTTCCAAACCACCAGTTGACCAGATAGCTTCTCCGAAAGTAGAATTCATAATATTTGCTTCATAATCCTTAGGAGATATTTTGACACCAGTGGTTTTTTGAGATACTAATGCAGATGCATCCATCAGTTCATCCCAGGTTACACCTTTAAGTTGGTTTTGCATTGCTTCATATAATTTTGAAACTTTAATATCATATAATTCAGATACTAATTCTACAATATCACAAGCACGAACCATACCAATAATTTGTTTATCATCATTTACAACAGGTACAGTTACAAACTTATTGTTTGCAGTTAAGATTACTGCTTTTCTTGCAGGATCATTTTCATGAACAGTCCCAATTTCTTCATAACCACTCATGATTTCTGAAATTTTTTCATTACCTTCCCTTAATCCACGAGTAATGTCGAAAGAAGTTATCCATCCTATTAATTGTTTGTTATCATTAACAACAGGACATGTGAAACGTCTAATTTCTTCCATTACTTTTGAAACTTCAACTATACTATCATTTGTATTTAAATATACAAAATTTTTATCCATTAACTCTTTAGCTCTCATAAACAGACCTCATTTTTATTTTATCACTTCTCTTTTCAAAGCCACTACCGGACAACGATGAGTGCATTCAATGCATCTAATACATTTATCATCATTTAAAACAACTTTACCATCCACTAATTCAATAGCTCCGGTCGGACAGTTTTCTTCACATAAATAACAATTGACACACAAATCGTGATTGACATCAATAAAACGACTGTGGATTACAGGACCAAAGTAACGATCCAATTCTATTGCATTGTCATTAAGTGATATTTCAGCACATGCTCCACATCCAATACACATTTTTTCATTAACATATGGATATAACTCATCTTCAAGGAGTTCAATACCTAAATCCATATCCAAATCATCAAAGAACTCTTTAAATTCAAGAGTAAATGCATTGGTTGGACATAATGTCGCACAATCATCCCAATTATTATCGACAGAGTAATCGATTGAAATATTGTTCATACGAATTACCCTATGACGAGAACTTACATTAGCTAATTTATATTCAATTATCTTCTCTTCACTTTCACTATCATAAACAATTGAATTGTCAATTATTTTAACTGCTGAAACAGGACATGATTGAACGCAAATTTCACATTTAACGCACTTGTCAGTTATTTTAGCTATTCTGAAAATATTAGCGGGCTCAATTGCATTAACTGGACACTCGCCAACACAGGTATTACACCTTACACATCTAGGTGAAACTGCAATGATTTCATCATTTGCACTAAATCCATCCAGTTCAAACTGAAAATCATCACGATCATCATCTAATTCAACAGATTTTAAAAGAACTTCACGTTCCAAATCCTTCATCTGTTTTATAAAAGACACATTCATTTTAATACCTACTAATCAATTTTTTAATATCTAATTATCTTAATAAATTCACTTAAAAGAAAGCCTCTAAATCTTTAGCGGAAGGGAATTTATCCATTCCAAATCCTTCAATTGATTTACTTGCAACCCAATTTCCGATTCTACAGGATTTTTCCAAATCATATCCTTTTAGGAAGGAATATAAAAATCCACTGTTAAAACTGTCTCCAGCACCAGTAGTATCGACAACATCACACTCATATGATTCGACAAAACAATCAGTCTGGTTGTTCATTGCAAATACTCCTTTTGCCCCTTGTTTAATTACAACAGTTTCAATTCCAAATTCAAGAAATCCTCTAGCCAAATCTTTTAAGGAAGCTTCATTATTATCACATAATAATCTTAATTCTGATTCATTGATGAGTAATATATCAGTCCTGTCAAGGATTGGTTTTAACTCATTGAATCCTTTTTGAACATATAACATTCCAGGATCAAAGCTTAATACAGTATTTTCGTTTAACAAATCCAGTAATTCAATTTGGGTTTTAAATGAATCTCCAACAAAAGATGTGTAGTGCATTACTTTACATCTCATAAAATTGATTGGATTTATTTCATCAATTTTAATCTCATCATTTACACCAGGGTCAATGTATAAGCATCTTTCACCATCATCATCAACAAAACCTAAGCATTTTCCGGTTGAACCTGTCTCTGAGTAAATTAAATTATTTGAGTAAACACCATTAATGGCCAAATTGTATTCTATTAAATCCCCATCTTCATCTTCAGCTATTTTTCCAATGATTGATGTTGAACGGCCAAGTCTTGATAAACCAACAATTGTATTTGCTGCAGAACCGCCAGGAGCGTCAATTTCACTTTTTATGAAACTTTCTTCATCTTTACCTGCAATATTTCCAACAGAGTAAAGTTTGTCCACATTCAGTGCTCCGAATCCAACTACTTCTGCATTAATATCATCATCTAGAATTTCCATTTTAAAACCTTACTTTAAAATATCTAATAAATTTATATTTTTATCTCCAAGTTTACCATCAAAATTACCTGCAGATATTCCAACTACGCCTTCAAATTCCAAAGCAGCATCAATACCTGCTTTAACTGCTTTGTTCATTGATTCTTCATCAACTGCATTTATTACAATTTCAGGAATATAGTTAACTCCTTCAGGAACTTTAGAAACATCTCCTAAAGATTCTTTAAGTGAAGGACAGTAAACGTGATTTGTGGTTGGTCCAATTTCAGGATAGTTTGTCTCCGGTTTTGAAGCTGCAGAACAAATATCAAATGGTGCAGTAGCTCCTTCAACATTCATTATTGCATCAATTACTGCTTCACCAGCTTCAATTACTACTTCAGGTGTAGTGCATAAATACCAGAAGTTTCCTCCCATAATTCCATCATTGATTTTGAATTTTTCTTCAATCTGGAAGTCAGGAACTGCAATAGGTACATTAATCATTTTTCTATCGTATTCCTCTACGATCCATTCATATCCGTCACCACAGTGACCTACAATATCCATCATTTCAATATATTCATCACTGTCTGATGTTGAATAGTCAAAAATACGTGTAAATGGTTTTACCAATACATCTTGCCTTAATCTGTAAGATAATTCAAATGCGAATTTTTTAACATCATCTCCACCTAACCAGTATTGAACGACAGCACCATATCTTCCATCTGGAGTTTGTGATTCATCTAAAAATCCTTCTACACCACCTTCTACTCTTCCTATAACTGCGCTTGGTGTTGAAGTGGAATCATAAGCTGCTCTTTCAACAATTTTTTTGGTAGGGCCTGTAATTAAAGCTCTTACGTATTTTCCTTCAAATGCTTCAAAGAATGTGTCTTGTACTTTTTCATAACTCATTTTAATACACCTGTTTTTAACCTAATCCGCCTATATCCTGACCACGAATATTGTTTCTCATTTCTTTGCTGACTTTTAAAATTTCATCAAAGTTGTTTTCATTGATTATTTGGATTAATGGGTAATTTTCATTGCTGAAAACTGAGAAAAACTTATCTTTAATTTCTTCATCAATATTATAATCATTGAATAAGCTTTCATAATCATTTAAATTATTATAATCTTTAATAAATTCTATTACTTTGTTTTTGTCATTATTTGCATAGATATTTGCTATAACTGCAGTTGTTACTGCACTTGGAGATACAATAGCTATTTCAGCAACTTTCAATGGGTATTCATTACCGTTGAATGATACACTGATACCATTGTTCCTGTGGGCAAAATCAAGAGGTTCCACATCTGTTATACTGTCTCCTATGTAGAAGATTTTATCCTTGTTGATGTTATCTCTTTCAATGATTTGGTCAATAGCCAATTTCTTGCCCTGTCCTCCGACAACTTCAATATTCTTGATATTTTCATAGATTCCCATTTTGGTAATCTGTGAGAAGAAAATATCATCAAATAATTCATAATCTTCAGGGTTTTCCAAAATCAACTTTTTGAATTCAGTGATTTTTGTAATTTCTTCATCAGTTAATGTAAGGTTATCTAGATTTACCTTAGTGTAAAATGTATTTTTGAAAGGTAATTCCATATAATTAGAGATAGCCTCAATATATTGACCATAACTGGTACTAACTATGTAAGTATTCATCTCTTTTTGCAAGTAAGTTAAGAGGAATTTTGAATCTTCAACTGAATAAATATGATTTTGTGAAAACTCAATCAAATCTTTGTTTTTTAGACCTTCAACAACAAAGAAAGGCAAAATCAATTTCAAGGTATTGCCTGCTTTATAGTTTTCCTTTTTAACGACATCAACCAGATAATCATCATATAAACTGAGAAATTTAAATAATTCCCCGCCGTCTTCAATGAATTCAGCTGCAAGTTCAAATGCATTGTCATTTAAGGTCAATGGACCCTCACAATCTGTAATGAATGATTTTTCAAACATGAAATCACCTGAAGTTAACTATTCTGATTGCATCGAGCGGACATATCGCTTCACAGTTTCTGCAGTAAATACATTTTTCACTGTCATATTCCATGATATCATCACCCAATGTCAATGCTCCTGTTGGACAGTTCTTTGCACAAATTGCACATGCTTGACATTTAGGATTTGAAATTGTGAAATCAGCCAATCTTTGACCGTGCAAGTATGATCTTGCATAGTACAGGTCAGTGTCTTTACTATAGAAGTAATCATCATATGCACCAATTGCATCGAATTTACATTGTTCCACACATTTTCCGCAGTATATACATTTATCTTCATTAATTTTAATTGGATTTGGACCGTTTAGTTCAATTGCACCTGCAGGACATACATTATAACAGTCACCGCATGCAATACATTTATTGTTGTATACTTCAATGTTTCTGTCCATTAAATAAGATCCAACGAGTTTTGTGAACTCTCCAACTTCAATGTTTGAATTAAGACTGATACTTAACTCCCTTTCCATTTCATCATTTACTTTATATTCAACGAAATTTTCAAATGTCAAATCGTTGAATTCGAGAGCTATTGACTTACCTACCTTTTCTAAAACCTTGTTTAAACTGATTAAATCCAGTGAAAGTATTTTAGTATCATGGTCTACAATGCTTGATACTATATCAAATGATTTTATTTCACTGTACATTTTGTAAGCTTTTTTACGTGAAGAGTATTTTATAGCCCCTGAAGGACATGAATGCATACATTCCTCACATCTTGCACAGTAGCCAGGATTAATGTACGGCAATTTGTTGGTTCTAGCCACATTAAGAGCACCCATTGAAGGACATACTCTTGTACATGTCATACAGCCAATACAATCTTTCTGGTTGACGACAACAGCCTTACCTCCTTTAACTGTTTTAGGAAGCAATTGACCGTATTTAATTGCATCTGTTGGACATACTCTGAAACAGTATCCGCAACGTACACAGGTATCCTTATCAATTTCACTGTGCGGAGGTTGTTTTCCATCTGAAACAATATGAATTGAACCTTTTTTACATGCCATTACACATGCTCCACAAGCTTTACATAATTTCACATTTATGTTTGGAACATTTTCCTTTATAGGTGGGTCCATATGTACATCAAGAGATATTGCATCATAAGGACAAGAATTACGGCATAATACACAACCGAAGCAAGTGCTTTTTATTTTAATAAGACCTTCTTCATTATCAACATATATTGCATCAATAGGACATGAATCAAGACAAGGTTTGTCATTACAATTTGCACATTTTGTTTTGTCGATGAAATATTCGACATCCACATGCCTCAATGGTCTTGGTGTTTTAGTATAACTGTCAATCATAACACTCACTCCACAATATCCTCATTTAAATTAGATGCTTTTACTGTAACATGAATATTTTCACCATCATCAAGTGCGAATTTAGCCATGAAATACTTGATGACTGAAAATGGACAGGTTTGGTAACAAATACTGCATCTTAAACATCTTTCTTTATCTCTTACGATTGTATCATTGACTTCATAAAATGAAATACAGTTTGTCGGACAATCAGGAATACATAATTGGCATTTTTTACATTTTGATTTATCCCAATCAATGATTCTGACTTTGAGCCTGTTGACTGCATTGGTAATGATTTCCAAAGCTATTTCTTCATCAGGCATGATTTTTAATGCTTCATCCCATATCTCAGAGAGAGGAACATCATATTGCAAAAGCCCGTTATGTTCCAATGACCTTAAATCCTCTTCCTCATTATTGATAAAGTTTTCAAGATAATTTACACATAATAAGATCAATTCTTTTTGGTCTTGCAAGTTATCGACAAATACTCCTTTCATTGCACCGTTAACAGGACACACGTCAAGACATTCTCCACAGGAAATACATTTTAGCTGATCTACAACAATCACATTGCTGTCTGTTTGACTTATAGCTTCAACAGGACATTTTTTAGCACATTTTTTACATTTTATACATAAATAATCATCAACAATGAACTGTCTTTTTGATGGAATAAGATTGAATTCCGGGTGAATGAAATGATTGTGACCGCATTCCAATGTTTTTGGTTCTGTTGGACATACTTCTGCACAGAATCCGCATCTTATACAAGAACTAGGATTGATTACAGGATATGTTGAACCTTCACCAGTTTCATCATCCTTTTCCCTTACTATTTTGATTGCATTTGGGGATGGGCATGATACGGTACATGCTCCACAACCTATACAGTATTCTTTATTTACTTTAGGAAAATCTCTAAATCTTTCGGGTTTTTCTGCAATTTCGGGATTTGTTTTTGCATTTGTAAATGCATCAGCCCAAGCTTTTCTTGCAAAGTCAAATATGTACCACATTAGAGATGACATCTATTTCACCTCATAAATGTTTTTGAGTTCTGTTTTTCCATACTCGTTGGTAATAGCTACTCTTTCAGCACAAGCAACACAAGGGTCGCAGGACGCATAGGTTGCAACTGCAT encodes:
- a CDS encoding 4Fe-4S binding protein, whose protein sequence is MSSLMWYIFDFARKAWADAFTNAKTNPEIAEKPERFRDFPKVNKEYCIGCGACTVSCPSPNAIKIVREKDDETGEGSTYPVINPSSCIRCGFCAEVCPTEPKTLECGHNHFIHPEFNLIPSKRQFIVDDYLCIKCKKCAKKCPVEAISQTDSNVIVVDQLKCISCGECLDVCPVNGAMKGVFVDNLQDQKELILLCVNYLENFINNEEEDLRSLEHNGLLQYDVPLSEIWDEALKIMPDEEIALEIITNAVNRLKVRIIDWDKSKCKKCQLCIPDCPTNCISFYEVNDTIVRDKERCLRCSICYQTCPFSVIKYFMAKFALDDGENIHVTVKASNLNEDIVE
- a CDS encoding 4Fe-4S binding protein, with translation MIDSYTKTPRPLRHVDVEYFIDKTKCANCNDKPCLDSCPIDAIYVDNEEGLIKIKSTCFGCVLCRNSCPYDAISLDVHMDPPIKENVPNINVKLCKACGACVMACKKGSIHIVSDGKQPPHSEIDKDTCVRCGYCFRVCPTDAIKYGQLLPKTVKGGKAVVVNQKDCIGCMTCTRVCPSMGALNVARTNKLPYINPGYCARCEECMHSCPSGAIKYSSRKKAYKMYSEIKSFDIVSSIVDHDTKILSLDLISLNKVLEKVGKSIALEFNDLTFENFVEYKVNDEMERELSISLNSNIEVGEFTKLVGSYLMDRNIEVYNNKCIACGDCYNVCPAGAIELNGPNPIKINEDKCIYCGKCVEQCKFDAIGAYDDYFYSKDTDLYYARSYLHGQRLADFTISNPKCQACAICAKNCPTGALTLGDDIMEYDSEKCIYCRNCEAICPLDAIRIVNFR